One Rhinopithecus roxellana isolate Shanxi Qingling chromosome 7, ASM756505v1, whole genome shotgun sequence DNA segment encodes these proteins:
- the TKTL1 gene encoding transketolase-like protein 1 — MSVLFFYIMRYKQSDPENPDNDRFVLAKRLSFVDVATGWLGQGLGVACGMAYTGKYFDRASYRVFCLMSDGESSEGSVWEAMAFASYYGLDNLVAIFDVNRLGHSGALPAEHCIDIYQRRCEAFGWNTYVVDGRDVEALCQVFWQASQVKHKPTAVVAKTFKGRGTPSIEDAESWHGKPMPRERADAIIKLIESQIETSRSLDPQLPIEDSPEVNITDVRMISPPDYRVGDKIATRRACGLALAKLGYANDRVIVLDGDTKYSTFSEIFNKEYPERFIECFMAEQNMVSVALGCASRGRTIAFASTFAAFLTRAFDQIRIGGLSESNINIIGSHCGVSVGEDGASQMALEDIAMFRTIPKCTIFYPTDAVSTEHAVSLAANTKGICFIRTTRPETMVIYTPQERFEIGQAKVLRHCVSDKVTVIGAGITVYEALAAADELLKQDIFIRVIDLFTIKPLDVTTIISSAKATEGRIITVEDHYPQGGIGEAVCAAVSMDPDIQVHSLAVSGVPQSGKSEELLDMYGISARHIIVAVKCILLN; from the exons AGACTGTCGTTTGTGGATGTGGCAACAGGATGGCTTGGACAAGGACTGGGAGTTGCATGTGGAATGGCATATACTGGCAAGTACTTCGATCGGGCCAG CTACCGGGTGTTCTGCCTCATGAGTGACGGCGAGTCCTCAGAAGGCTCTGTCTGGGAGGCAATGGCCTTTGCTTCCTACTACGGTCTGGACAATCTGGTGGCGATCTTTGATGTGAACCGCCTGGGACACAGTGGTGCATTGCCCGCCGAGCACTGCATAGACATCTATCAGAGGCGCTGCGAAGCCTTCGG GTGGAACACTTACGTGGTGGATGGCCGGGACGTGGAGGCGCTGTGCCAGGTGTTCTGGCAGGCCTCTCAGGTGAAGCACAAGCCCACTGCTGTGGTGGCCAAGACCTTCAAGGGCCGGGGCACACCAA GTATCGAGGATGCAGAAAGTTGGCATGGAAAGCCAATGCCAAGAGAAAGAGCAGATGCCATTATCAAATTAATTGAGAGCCAGATAGAGACCAGCAGGAGTCTTGACCCACAGCTCCCCATTGAGGACTCACCTGAAGTCAACATCACAGATGTAAGGATGATCTCTCCACCTGATTACAGAGTTGGTGACAAG ATAGCTACCCGGAGAGCATGTGGTTTGGCTCTGGCTAAGCTGGGCTATGCAAACGACAGAGTCATTGTGCTGGATGGTGACACCAAGTACTCTACCTTCTCTGAGATATTCAACAAAGAGTACCCTGAGCGTTTCATCGAATGCTTTATGGCTGAGCAAAACATG GTGAGCGTGGCGCTGGGCTGTGCCTCCCGTGGACGGACCATTGCTTTTGCTAGCACCTTTGCTGCCTTTCTGACTCGAGCATTTGATCAGATCCGTATAGGAGGCCTGTCTGAGAGCAACATCAACATTATTGGTTCCCACTGTGGGGTATCTGTTG GTGAAGACGGTGCTTCCCAGATGGCCCTGGAGGATATAGCCATGTTCCGAACCATTCCCAAGTGCACGATCTTCTACCCAACTGATGCTGTCTCCACAGAGCATGCTGTTTCTCTGGCGGCCAATACCAAG GGGATATGCTTCATTCGGACCACCCGACCAGAAACTATGGTTATTTACACCCCACAGGAACGCTTTGAGATCGGACAGGCCAAG GTCCTCCGCCACTGTGTCAGTGACAAGGTCACAGTTATTGGAGCTGGAATTACTGTGTATGAAGCCTTAGCAGCTGCTGATGAGCTTTTGAAACAAG atatttttatcCGTGTCATCGACCTGTTTACCATTAAACCTCTGGATGTCACCACCATCATCTCCAGTGCAAAAGCCACAGAGGGCCGGATCATTACAGTGGAGGATCACTACCCGCAAG GTGGCATCGGGGAAGCTGTCTGTGCGGCCGTCTCCATGGATCCTGACATTCAGGTTCATTCACTGGCAGTGTCAGGAGTGCCCCAGAGTGGGAAGTCCGAGGAATTGCTGGATATGTATGGAATTAGTGCCAGACATATCATAGTGGCCGTAAAATGCATCTTGTTGAACTAA